The Paraflavitalea devenefica genome contains a region encoding:
- a CDS encoding serine hydrolase domain-containing protein yields MIKSNNLSATLLAVTLFTAGFAQSPDKAKLDQFFDRLAEKNKAMGSLTIAKDGKVLYTRAIGYSQINGTEKRPLTAANRFRIGSITKMFTATMILQLAEEGKLKLTDNLDKFFPQIPNAGKITIVQMLGHRSGIPNVRRAQNAQENVSTIPITKEEVLALIAKATPDFEPGTKNSYSNAAYFLLGLVLEKVTGKSYEEVLREKITAKIGLKDTYTATGNIDVNKNEALTYFNLGGNWKQGGETHPSVFFGAGHIISTSNDLAQFIQALFDGKLISRESLDQMKTMRNDEGLGMMPFTFAGKTFYGHTGGGDNYGAWLSYEPEEKLAVAYTTNAKVYPVDNIVRGVVDIYYNKPFTIPALESLVISPEVLDKYVGVYSGPEAAVKCKITREGGTLFFQPPGAQSGVPLEATAPDKFQIEGAVVIEFDAAKNQMIIKRKGGAERVLTKEK; encoded by the coding sequence ATGATAAAAAGCAACAACTTATCCGCAACGTTACTGGCAGTGACGCTGTTCACCGCAGGCTTCGCACAATCGCCGGACAAAGCTAAACTCGACCAGTTTTTTGACCGGCTTGCCGAAAAGAATAAAGCAATGGGAAGCCTGACCATCGCCAAAGACGGCAAGGTTCTTTACACACGCGCTATCGGCTACAGCCAGATCAATGGAACTGAAAAGAGACCTCTGACGGCGGCAAACAGGTTCCGGATCGGTTCGATCACAAAGATGTTCACCGCCACGATGATCTTACAGCTTGCTGAAGAAGGAAAATTGAAGCTGACAGACAACCTCGATAAATTCTTCCCGCAGATCCCAAATGCAGGAAAAATTACTATTGTGCAAATGCTCGGGCATCGCAGCGGTATCCCTAACGTAAGGCGCGCTCAGAATGCTCAGGAAAACGTGAGCACGATCCCAATAACGAAGGAGGAGGTGCTCGCCCTTATCGCCAAAGCCACGCCCGATTTCGAACCGGGCACAAAGAATTCCTACAGCAATGCTGCCTATTTCCTGTTAGGTCTTGTCCTTGAAAAGGTAACCGGCAAATCCTACGAGGAAGTCCTCAGGGAAAAAATAACGGCAAAGATCGGGCTCAAAGATACCTACACCGCGACCGGAAATATTGATGTGAACAAAAACGAAGCGCTTACCTATTTTAACCTCGGCGGCAACTGGAAACAGGGGGGCGAAACCCATCCAAGCGTCTTCTTCGGCGCGGGACATATTATTTCGACCTCGAACGACCTGGCCCAATTCATCCAGGCGCTGTTTGACGGGAAATTGATTTCCCGGGAAAGCCTCGATCAGATGAAAACGATGAGGAACGACGAGGGCCTTGGAATGATGCCTTTCACGTTCGCTGGCAAGACCTTCTACGGCCATACGGGCGGGGGCGACAACTATGGAGCGTGGCTGTCTTACGAGCCGGAAGAAAAGCTGGCAGTCGCCTATACGACGAACGCCAAGGTGTACCCTGTAGACAACATCGTGCGCGGCGTTGTGGATATTTACTACAATAAACCGTTTACGATTCCCGCCCTGGAGTCGCTCGTCATCAGCCCGGAAGTGCTGGACAAATACGTCGGCGTTTATTCGGGTCCGGAAGCTGCCGTGAAATGCAAGATCACCAGAGAGGGCGGGACGCTTTTCTTTCAACCGCCGGGCGCGCAATCCGGTGTCCCGCTCGAAGCAACGGCACCCGATAAATTTCAGATCGAGGGTGCAGTAGTCATTGAGTTCGACGCCGCGAAAAACCAGATGATTATAAAACGGAAAGGAGGCGCGGAGCGGGTTCTTACCAAAGAAAAATAA
- a CDS encoding leucine-rich repeat domain-containing protein, translating to MKFVLPVILMCTGMVATAQHANPKKAAVYYTLTDALKDREATQLNLRDKQLFTLNDSIERLEHLRFLNLMGNNLEAWDESLFRLRKLEDLILRQNKLRELPEQVSLLHHLVQLDITGNTIARIPKGIGRLSKLRFLHAAMNVISSLDASIGDCRSLEVLAFQFNQLSYLPASIVHLKKLRVLNLGYNQFNEFDPAWLELENLQELNVEYNFFRRLPDAVERLGNLRTLILTHNRLDSLPETLTSLQHLELLVVSENNLTKLPAHIDRLQHLKTLIALNNPLSKEEKERIRKALPGCQVYVDKD from the coding sequence ATGAAGTTCGTTTTACCTGTCATATTGATGTGTACGGGTATGGTTGCCACCGCGCAGCACGCCAATCCCAAGAAGGCAGCGGTCTATTATACCCTGACCGATGCGCTGAAGGACAGGGAGGCCACGCAGCTCAACCTGCGCGACAAGCAACTGTTTACCCTCAATGACAGCATTGAAAGGCTGGAGCATCTTCGTTTCCTGAACCTGATGGGTAATAACCTGGAAGCATGGGATGAAAGCCTGTTTCGCTTGCGTAAACTGGAAGACCTTATTCTGCGGCAAAACAAGCTGCGGGAACTGCCTGAACAGGTAAGCCTGTTGCACCACCTGGTACAACTGGATATTACCGGCAATACGATTGCCCGGATACCGAAGGGAATAGGCCGGCTCAGTAAGTTACGCTTTCTGCATGCCGCCATGAATGTGATCAGTTCCCTCGATGCATCTATTGGCGATTGCAGGAGCCTGGAGGTGCTGGCATTCCAGTTCAACCAACTGAGTTACTTGCCTGCTTCGATCGTACACCTGAAAAAGCTACGCGTACTGAACCTAGGTTACAACCAATTCAATGAGTTTGATCCTGCCTGGCTGGAACTGGAAAACCTGCAGGAATTGAACGTCGAATACAATTTCTTCCGGCGGTTGCCTGATGCGGTGGAAAGATTGGGCAACCTGCGCACGCTGATACTTACGCACAACCGGCTGGATTCCCTCCCCGAAACACTGACCAGCCTGCAACACCTGGAACTGCTGGTGGTTTCGGAAAACAACCTGACGAAACTGCCTGCGCATATAGACAGGCTTCAGCACCTGAAAACCCTGATCGCGCTGAATAATCCTTTGAGTAAGGAAGAGAAAGAAAGGATCAGGAAGGCCCTTCCGGGTTGCCAGGTATATGTTGATAAGGATTAA
- a CDS encoding M14-type cytosolic carboxypeptidase: MKIVSLLILAFLACKNPRCQELRVTTSFESGSARVLGIDNATQTIRIIPAGDPKRGMPNWWNLRIDSINSNKPVFLEVLSSGELVQGGPSGNLRKLPPDWTWPDRAAYSTDGKIWKHTPAGIREGNYMRYRIEPGSSTLWIAWGPPFTPTDAAAFIQHLTQKHPFMKAFTLAQSREGRNVPALKISEGSKPDLQRPAIWVQARQHAWEVGGSWVAVGLAEWLAGEDKEAVWLRRYADIYIIPLMDVDHVATGDGGKHALPHDHNRDWAPTPHWPEVAASQQYIRRLAEEGRMNIFLDLHNPAPGNKVQTMYVLDKTYMGKEAFPRQERFIELLKEEFGKIKQHRNGPKPSVATPEELVSEAWVLENANPNTIGFCIETPWNAPKSTTAGYRAVGESLGRVMGKLLYTL, translated from the coding sequence ATGAAAATAGTTAGCCTGCTTATTCTTGCTTTCCTGGCATGTAAAAATCCCCGCTGCCAGGAACTGCGCGTAACGACCTCTTTTGAAAGCGGGTCTGCCCGCGTGCTGGGTATAGATAATGCAACGCAGACTATACGGATCATTCCCGCCGGAGATCCGAAACGGGGTATGCCTAACTGGTGGAACCTGCGCATAGACAGTATTAACAGCAACAAACCAGTTTTTTTAGAAGTGTTGAGTTCAGGCGAATTAGTCCAGGGGGGACCTTCGGGAAACCTTCGTAAGTTGCCGCCTGACTGGACCTGGCCCGATCGGGCAGCTTATTCTACTGATGGTAAAATCTGGAAACATACTCCCGCGGGCATAAGAGAAGGCAATTACATGCGTTACAGGATTGAACCAGGGTCCTCCACCTTGTGGATTGCGTGGGGGCCTCCTTTTACGCCCACAGATGCGGCCGCATTTATTCAACACCTTACGCAGAAGCATCCCTTCATGAAGGCTTTCACGCTTGCCCAATCGCGGGAAGGCAGAAACGTACCTGCACTAAAAATAAGTGAAGGCAGCAAGCCAGATCTCCAGCGGCCTGCTATATGGGTGCAGGCAAGGCAACATGCCTGGGAAGTTGGTGGATCGTGGGTAGCAGTTGGTTTGGCAGAATGGCTGGCTGGTGAAGATAAAGAAGCTGTATGGCTTCGCCGGTATGCTGATATATACATTATCCCATTAATGGACGTTGACCACGTAGCCACCGGAGATGGAGGCAAGCACGCGCTCCCGCATGATCATAACCGCGATTGGGCCCCAACCCCTCACTGGCCGGAGGTAGCCGCATCGCAGCAATATATCCGGCGCCTGGCGGAGGAAGGCCGCATGAACATTTTCCTCGATTTGCATAATCCTGCACCAGGTAATAAGGTGCAAACAATGTATGTGTTGGATAAGACCTATATGGGGAAAGAAGCCTTTCCCCGGCAGGAACGTTTTATTGAATTATTAAAAGAAGAATTTGGTAAAATAAAACAACACAGGAACGGACCTAAGCCTTCCGTAGCTACACCGGAAGAGCTGGTCAGTGAAGCCTGGGTGCTTGAAAATGCCAATCCAAATACTATTGGATTTTGTATAGAAACCCCCTGGAATGCTCCGAAAAGTACTACAGCAGGTTACCGTGCAGTCGGTGAAAGCCTGGGACGGGTAATGGGGAAATTATTATACACGCTTTAA
- a CDS encoding LamG-like jellyroll fold domain-containing protein: MSKKQLWILMLGFVGWMTTGTAQTIPGDSIVFGPMFSPVYHDSVRVWVVTKQNTGSGDVFSLELTAGNAPGTPLTGTVHNSDDRLGYQLRSWVYPALIAGQAYTAVIKKNGVATHRKAVIKNESSLLDDFSFLTGGCGRIYDTTRCIDRPESQTHKNGDPAMFNRMAAENSDLMIWLGDATYLLGLQHAMGQCPNGIDDWANKDMAFARYMFYRNFHDSLTRAMPQLAIPDNHDLGPNEFNKTLPTIGQMREIFMDWWPNPAYKSTSEGQGLYSSYQYKDVEYFLLDNRSYRDGTTQHLGPEQFEWLKQGLKQSKATFKILINGTPSFAKHWGGRNFSITSQGDELVKWIKDQNIDGVLCFSADIHEQELYGRYADVKYPLFDMLSGNLNSDVGNGQFTVDYASDRILRGVKQTYLKVTVYGEAGNRKMRVAYTGPDGLPYFQSVIHSDMLKSIDDSVKKLSLGFSGSLLDSSAFQHQLTATGLGYGSNKDGVAQSAGLFSAATNLQWAYTPAFDLQDRPFTLGFWINPSQFPATGAAVFSNATAGAGITIGFDKDGYLQYIDHKTNTTYTSTRNLVLNKWAQVSWKYDNVRRQLSVFYNGWLVQAWTGVVSPSAATGALHIGNNFENKHFIGLLDEVKLYGKLVSDQRILDNAGYTSHRGDVIKLNASNMAIPGAAVNTAMVGDFTIEFWGKVNTDPGANIKLLASNGRVNNNTTGISFEFPDNNKLNVVLGTNTSSWSSLTDKGNAWNVGEWNHIAVTATKNGTLTYYVNGEKVADMPFTAYVPNNWGIGLGNSPAYAGTLAAELDELRIWSKALPADSIRRHMHHPLTGKEDGLALNYDFKAYTDTSIMSTGTQPVEIKLSGAEIVSATSPVAVIDSLYQQAIAANWSISNKAIGGLSYTEKITGYISNIVTGKNPDSTLAVTKNNIHYLKGGWQIDALNVPAATIKVILAQALPKADSIVKAATRWYLLEELTTDSLVIVSQGNFDGQNLTFINTYLEPGYYHLGWLADPTGAIGRGGALSLTGGHKVHVPDSKVDAVLSGKFTIEYWAKLTEDPVTSAKMMASNGRINNNTVGFAFEFNASNALNAVFGTNTGNWNSIASNVVWKVGEWNHIAVTGAPNDSLKMYVNGTLAGKNAFTAYAPGGAWDLALGNSTNYTGNEMKATMDEFRIWKKVKTQQEIVEGMHLSTATDTALVFNYTFNQDNIGYAINTGTGNDSISMTNAQIIASTAPVADMDTAYRTMVTANWSLRNETANGLYLKDAITGFNTNLVVGKDFDKTIVKLGAAKDTFYVKGGWWLNALDMKTGTLVADLAKILTNADSVAKFASRYYLIKGDPAATYTIVASAPAVNKIVEFANVSLDFGKYFLGYKSSAAAPVTAVFKITAGTDDAEQNLDINSGAMDLTSSDLEFTKDGTKDQFLGVRFSHVTIPQGAIVNNAYIQFTVDEVNTTGDVNVMIGVENTDNPLTMTTGAFDIYHRLIHYGDTLIWKPGQFAAEGDSGINQRTTDLSKLVQHIVNRPSWASGNPMLFAMVDPAYLKVPGYTGNTDKRVAQSFDRNPATAARLVVNYTVPNRFQTGTFPLAMKASWKYNDTADLSGRNWTAVDYNDSTWAFGNGILGYGEGNESTTLQYGNDANNKRPTYYFRHTFKVDDRTKYDSLVFDVLRDDGAIVYVNGTEAFRMNMPDGTVNYNTYATATVNAPDETAYFRTKTANLLQNGINVIAVELHQATANSSDLSFDMQVGYTLPPLAPASYPLTKGSEWSYLDNGTSLDAAAWKDSAYADRHWATGKGPLGYGDAMTTTVSYGPDATNKYITTYFRRGIVIDTAHVADSVEIGIRRDDGVILYINGNEVVRDNMPAGAVNYRTKSSSIVDGAAETTYFTFLLPKTIFRNGHNQLAAEVHNRDSSSSDLGFDLYIKDAPVKNPPFVCADNHIACFTSIDPTAQTNKLIIPAGSHRFQLIFKEGEVYTKGSGTVPGNHDFTGYVPLNGSSTKGHLSVNHENQPGGVSMIDLHYNDTTMLWVVDTTQAVDFYNNDLITTTRNCSGGITPWGTVITSEESVNAGDVNKDGYEDVGWQVEIDPLTAKVLDYNGDGKQDKLWAMGRMNHENIVVLADRKTAYYGEDGGTHCVYKFVADKAGDLSAGKVYVLKLDQPLVNDDPSGTTAQWILVPNATQSDRNNLNSIAASLGGTNFNGVEDCEISPIDGKIYFTSKGKNRVYRFTDKGTSVDNFETFVGGTSYTINTASGAKTEPWGDGNDNLTFDNKGNLWVLQDGGLYYIWVIRPDHTQSSPKVELFASFPAGSEPTGLTFSPDHRFGFVSVQHPSGSNADQVDASGKTIRFNKSATLVFSLNEHLGMQIPVAGFTADTTVAVVGKPVKFTDTSKNYPTSRAWKFDGGSPATSTNTTETVTYHTPGKYKVELIVSNAAGADTAIAVDYIEVKNAVTGINDPDDLAKSLTVSPNPTNGRIMVTFRVPAGEQVSMELFDLSGKRLGTLATVKATGLTQQVPLNLEPLVKTNQVVVLLVRTATMTNRKLLLYTK; encoded by the coding sequence ATGTCGAAAAAGCAACTATGGATACTGATGCTTGGCTTTGTGGGATGGATGACGACGGGAACAGCACAGACTATTCCAGGAGATTCTATTGTTTTCGGGCCTATGTTCAGCCCGGTGTACCACGACTCGGTAAGGGTATGGGTGGTGACCAAACAGAACACTGGATCTGGGGATGTATTTTCGCTTGAACTAACAGCGGGCAATGCACCCGGCACTCCTTTAACCGGTACAGTACACAATTCCGATGACAGGCTCGGTTACCAGTTAAGATCATGGGTATATCCTGCTCTTATCGCGGGACAAGCCTACACTGCGGTGATCAAAAAGAACGGTGTTGCTACGCACCGCAAGGCTGTTATTAAGAACGAAAGCAGTCTGCTGGATGATTTTTCTTTTCTTACTGGTGGTTGCGGACGTATTTATGATACGACCCGCTGTATAGACAGGCCCGAATCGCAAACCCATAAGAACGGTGATCCTGCTATGTTCAACCGCATGGCGGCAGAGAATAGTGACCTGATGATCTGGCTGGGCGACGCTACTTACCTGCTGGGGTTACAGCATGCCATGGGGCAATGTCCCAATGGTATAGACGACTGGGCCAATAAGGACATGGCTTTTGCGCGTTATATGTTCTACCGCAACTTTCACGATTCGCTCACCAGGGCGATGCCTCAACTGGCCATTCCCGATAACCACGACCTCGGTCCGAACGAGTTCAACAAAACATTGCCTACCATTGGGCAAATGAGGGAGATCTTTATGGACTGGTGGCCCAATCCTGCCTACAAGAGCACCAGTGAAGGACAGGGTTTGTATTCTTCTTATCAATACAAGGATGTTGAATATTTTTTATTGGACAACCGCAGCTACCGCGACGGTACTACCCAACACCTGGGACCTGAGCAGTTCGAATGGCTGAAACAGGGTTTAAAGCAATCAAAAGCTACTTTTAAGATACTGATCAATGGTACGCCTTCTTTTGCTAAACATTGGGGCGGCCGTAATTTTTCCATTACATCACAGGGGGATGAACTGGTAAAATGGATCAAAGATCAGAACATTGACGGAGTGCTTTGCTTCAGCGCTGATATTCATGAGCAGGAACTCTATGGCCGCTATGCGGATGTAAAGTATCCTTTGTTTGACATGCTGAGCGGCAACCTCAATTCTGATGTAGGAAATGGCCAGTTTACCGTTGATTATGCCAGTGACCGCATCCTGCGCGGTGTAAAACAAACTTACCTGAAGGTGACGGTATACGGCGAAGCCGGCAACAGGAAAATGAGGGTGGCTTACACCGGTCCGGACGGTCTTCCCTATTTTCAGTCTGTTATCCACTCGGATATGCTGAAGAGCATTGACGACAGCGTGAAAAAGCTGTCGCTGGGCTTCAGCGGTTCCCTGCTGGATTCTTCGGCATTCCAACACCAGTTGACTGCTACTGGTCTGGGTTATGGCAGCAATAAAGACGGAGTAGCGCAATCGGCCGGCCTGTTCAGTGCAGCTACCAACCTGCAATGGGCTTACACGCCTGCTTTTGATCTGCAGGACCGTCCATTTACGCTGGGCTTCTGGATCAATCCTTCCCAATTTCCAGCCACCGGTGCGGCCGTGTTTTCCAATGCCACTGCCGGCGCTGGTATTACCATTGGTTTCGACAAGGATGGTTATTTACAATACATCGATCACAAGACAAATACGACCTATACTTCTACCCGCAATCTCGTGCTCAACAAATGGGCACAGGTGAGTTGGAAGTACGACAATGTAAGGCGTCAGTTGTCTGTATTCTACAATGGCTGGCTGGTGCAAGCCTGGACCGGTGTAGTTTCTCCTTCCGCAGCTACCGGCGCGCTGCACATCGGCAACAATTTTGAGAACAAACATTTTATTGGTTTGCTGGATGAAGTGAAACTTTACGGCAAGCTGGTATCAGATCAACGTATACTGGACAACGCCGGTTATACTTCCCATCGTGGTGACGTGATCAAACTGAACGCTTCCAATATGGCTATACCCGGTGCGGCTGTCAATACAGCCATGGTCGGTGATTTCACCATTGAGTTCTGGGGCAAGGTCAATACAGATCCCGGTGCTAATATCAAACTGCTGGCCAGCAATGGTCGCGTGAACAACAATACTACAGGCATCTCTTTTGAATTCCCCGACAACAACAAGCTCAATGTGGTGTTGGGCACCAATACCAGTAGCTGGAGTTCCCTTACCGATAAAGGCAATGCCTGGAATGTAGGTGAGTGGAACCATATAGCTGTTACCGCTACCAAAAACGGTACGCTTACGTATTATGTAAATGGCGAGAAGGTGGCTGATATGCCTTTCACCGCTTATGTACCCAACAACTGGGGCATTGGCCTGGGCAATAGTCCTGCCTATGCCGGTACATTGGCGGCTGAACTGGATGAACTGCGTATCTGGAGCAAAGCCTTGCCTGCAGATAGCATCCGCAGGCATATGCACCATCCGCTTACCGGTAAGGAAGATGGCCTGGCATTGAACTACGATTTTAAGGCTTATACCGATACTTCTATCATGAGCACTGGCACCCAGCCCGTGGAGATAAAACTCAGCGGTGCTGAAATTGTATCTGCTACCTCTCCCGTGGCAGTGATCGATTCCCTGTACCAGCAGGCGATAGCAGCCAACTGGAGCATCAGCAACAAAGCTATCGGCGGCCTGAGCTATACAGAAAAGATAACCGGTTATATCAGCAATATTGTTACCGGTAAGAATCCCGATTCCACACTGGCAGTAACAAAGAACAATATCCATTATCTGAAAGGCGGCTGGCAGATCGATGCGCTGAATGTGCCTGCTGCTACTATTAAGGTTATACTTGCACAGGCATTGCCCAAAGCAGATTCGATTGTGAAAGCGGCTACCCGCTGGTACCTGCTGGAAGAACTGACCACGGATTCACTGGTGATCGTAAGCCAGGGTAATTTTGATGGACAGAACCTCACGTTCATCAACACCTACCTGGAGCCTGGCTATTACCACCTTGGGTGGCTGGCCGATCCTACCGGCGCTATTGGCCGTGGGGGAGCGCTTTCACTCACCGGTGGCCACAAGGTGCATGTACCCGACAGCAAGGTGGATGCCGTGCTCTCCGGTAAGTTCACGATCGAATATTGGGCCAAGCTGACAGAAGACCCAGTTACCAGCGCCAAGATGATGGCCAGTAACGGAAGGATCAACAACAATACCGTTGGATTTGCTTTTGAATTCAACGCCAGCAATGCGCTGAATGCAGTATTCGGCACCAATACCGGCAACTGGAACAGCATTGCTTCTAATGTGGTATGGAAAGTGGGCGAATGGAACCATATCGCAGTAACCGGAGCGCCCAATGATTCGCTGAAGATGTATGTGAATGGTACGCTGGCCGGTAAGAATGCGTTTACTGCCTATGCTCCCGGCGGTGCCTGGGATCTCGCACTGGGCAACAGCACCAACTACACCGGCAATGAGATGAAGGCTACAATGGATGAGTTCCGCATCTGGAAGAAGGTGAAAACACAACAGGAGATTGTCGAGGGCATGCACCTAAGCACTGCCACCGATACGGCGCTGGTATTTAATTATACATTTAACCAGGACAATATTGGCTATGCCATCAATACCGGTACCGGTAACGACAGCATATCCATGACCAATGCGCAGATCATTGCTTCCACAGCTCCTGTAGCTGATATGGATACGGCTTACCGTACTATGGTGACTGCCAACTGGAGCCTGCGGAATGAAACCGCCAATGGCCTTTACCTGAAAGATGCCATCACGGGTTTTAACACCAACCTGGTGGTAGGTAAAGATTTCGATAAAACAATTGTGAAACTGGGCGCTGCCAAAGATACTTTCTATGTGAAAGGCGGCTGGTGGTTAAATGCGCTGGATATGAAGACGGGTACGCTGGTAGCTGACCTGGCGAAGATATTGACCAACGCAGACAGCGTGGCCAAATTTGCCAGCCGTTACTACCTCATCAAAGGTGATCCTGCTGCTACGTATACCATTGTGGCTTCCGCTCCTGCGGTCAATAAGATCGTGGAGTTTGCCAATGTATCCCTCGATTTCGGCAAATACTTCCTGGGTTATAAGTCTTCTGCGGCTGCCCCTGTTACGGCTGTGTTCAAAATAACAGCCGGTACAGACGATGCCGAGCAGAACCTCGACATCAACAGCGGGGCGATGGACCTCACCAGTTCCGACCTGGAGTTTACCAAAGACGGTACGAAAGACCAGTTCCTCGGTGTGCGTTTCAGCCATGTAACCATTCCGCAGGGCGCTATTGTCAACAATGCCTACATACAGTTTACGGTAGATGAAGTAAATACCACCGGTGATGTGAACGTGATGATCGGTGTGGAGAATACCGACAACCCGCTCACGATGACTACCGGCGCTTTTGATATTTATCACCGCCTGATCCATTATGGCGATACCCTTATCTGGAAACCCGGACAATTTGCTGCCGAAGGTGATTCCGGTATCAACCAGCGCACGACCGATCTGTCGAAGCTGGTACAGCATATAGTGAACAGGCCTTCGTGGGCGTCCGGCAACCCGATGCTGTTTGCGATGGTTGATCCCGCCTACCTGAAAGTGCCTGGCTATACCGGTAATACCGACAAGCGCGTGGCCCAGTCTTTTGACCGCAACCCTGCCACCGCTGCGAGGCTGGTGGTCAACTATACAGTTCCCAACAGGTTCCAGACCGGTACTTTCCCCCTTGCAATGAAGGCCTCCTGGAAGTACAATGATACGGCCGACCTGAGCGGACGCAACTGGACAGCGGTCGATTACAACGACAGCACCTGGGCGTTTGGCAATGGTATACTGGGCTATGGTGAAGGCAATGAAAGTACTACGCTGCAATACGGCAATGATGCCAACAACAAGCGTCCGACTTACTATTTCCGTCATACGTTCAAGGTAGACGACCGCACCAAATACGATTCACTGGTGTTTGATGTATTGAGAGACGACGGAGCCATTGTATATGTGAACGGTACAGAAGCCTTCCGCATGAACATGCCGGATGGTACAGTGAATTACAATACCTATGCTACTGCAACCGTGAATGCACCGGATGAAACGGCGTATTTCCGCACAAAGACAGCCAACCTGCTGCAAAACGGCATCAATGTAATCGCTGTAGAACTGCACCAGGCTACTGCCAACAGCTCCGACCTGAGCTTCGATATGCAAGTAGGTTATACCCTGCCTCCGCTGGCGCCTGCCTCCTACCCGCTCACCAAAGGAAGTGAATGGTCTTACCTCGACAACGGCACCAGCCTCGATGCCGCCGCCTGGAAAGACTCAGCCTATGCAGACCGTCACTGGGCTACCGGTAAGGGACCGCTTGGTTATGGTGATGCCATGACTACTACTGTATCTTACGGTCCTGATGCTACCAACAAATACATCACTACTTATTTCAGGCGCGGTATCGTGATCGATACAGCCCATGTAGCTGATTCTGTAGAGATCGGTATCCGCCGTGATGATGGCGTGATCCTTTACATCAACGGTAATGAAGTAGTGCGTGACAATATGCCGGCAGGGGCAGTGAATTATCGCACGAAGTCTTCTTCTATCGTGGATGGCGCTGCCGAAACTACTTATTTTACTTTCCTGTTGCCGAAGACCATCTTCCGCAATGGCCATAACCAACTGGCTGCCGAGGTACACAACCGCGACAGTTCCAGCTCCGATCTTGGTTTCGATCTATATATTAAGGACGCTCCTGTTAAAAATCCACCTTTTGTATGTGCCGATAACCACATCGCGTGCTTTACTTCCATTGATCCTACAGCGCAAACCAATAAGCTCATCATTCCTGCCGGCTCACACCGCTTCCAACTGATCTTCAAGGAAGGGGAAGTCTATACGAAAGGCAGTGGTACGGTACCGGGCAATCATGACTTTACGGGTTATGTGCCCCTGAATGGCAGCAGCACCAAAGGTCACCTCTCTGTAAATCATGAGAACCAGCCCGGTGGTGTGTCTATGATCGACCTGCATTACAATGATACCACCATGTTGTGGGTGGTGGATACCACGCAGGCAGTGGATTTCTACAACAATGATCTCATTACTACCACCCGTAACTGTTCCGGCGGTATTACGCCGTGGGGTACAGTAATTACCAGCGAAGAATCTGTCAACGCCGGTGATGTGAACAAGGATGGTTATGAAGATGTGGGCTGGCAGGTAGAGATCGATCCGCTTACCGCCAAAGTGCTTGATTACAACGGAGACGGCAAACAGGATAAGCTGTGGGCAATGGGACGTATGAACCATGAGAATATTGTGGTGCTGGCCGACCGGAAAACCGCTTATTATGGAGAAGACGGCGGTACCCATTGCGTGTACAAGTTTGTAGCCGATAAAGCCGGTGATCTTTCTGCCGGTAAAGTATATGTACTGAAACTGGACCAGCCGCTGGTAAATGATGATCCAAGCGGTACCACTGCCCAGTGGATACTGGTGCCCAATGCCACACAGAGCGATCGCAACAACCTCAACTCCATTGCTGCTTCCCTCGGCGGCACCAATTTCAACGGTGTGGAAGATTGTGAAATAAGTCCCATAGACGGTAAGATCTATTTCACGTCAAAAGGCAAGAACCGTGTATACCGCTTTACCGATAAGGGAACATCGGTGGATAATTTTGAAACCTTTGTAGGCGGCACTTCCTATACCATCAATACCGCCAGTGGCGCCAAAACAGAGCCCTGGGGTGATGGCAATGATAACCTGACATTTGACAACAAAGGCAACCTGTGGGTATTGCAGGATGGCGGTTTGTACTATATCTGGGTTATCCGCCCCGATCATACGCAAAGTAGTCCCAAAGTAGAACTGTTTGCCTCCTTCCCTGCCGGTTCTGAACCTACGGGATTGACCTTCTCGCCCGATCATCGTTTCGGATTTGTATCCGTACAGCACCCGAGTGGCAGCAATGCCGACCAGGTAGATGCCAGCGGCAAAACGATCCGGTTTAATAAATCGGCTACCCTTGTATTCTCGCTGAACGAACACCTTGGTATGCAGATACCAGTGGCTGGTTTTACAGCCGACACAACGGTGGCGGTAGTAGGCAAGCCTGTAAAGTTTACCGACACCAGCAAAAACTATCCCACCAGCAGGGCCTGGAAGTTTGACGGCGGTAGCCCTGCTACTTCTACCAACACTACTGAAACGGTGACCTATCATACACCGGGCAAGTACAAGGTAGAGTTGATCGTGAGCAATGCAGCGGGCGCAGATACAGCTATTGCGGTTGATTATATCGAAGTGAAGAATGCTGTTACAGGGATCAATGACCCGGATGACCTGGCGAAGAGCCTGACTGTATCTCCCAATCCTACCAATGGAAGGATTATGGTAACGTTCAGGGTACCAGCCGGCGAACAGGTGTCGATGGAGTTGTTCGACCTTTCCGGTAAACGGCTGGGTACACTGGCTACGGTAAAGGCTACCGGCCTTACGCAGCAGGTGCCGCTCAACCTGGAACCGTTGGTGAAAACAAATCAGGTGGTGGTATTACTGGTTAGAACTGCCACGATGACTAACCGCAAGTTGCTGCTGTATACGAAGTAA